One Aegilops tauschii subsp. strangulata cultivar AL8/78 chromosome 7, Aet v6.0, whole genome shotgun sequence genomic window carries:
- the LOC109767334 gene encoding uncharacterized protein isoform X4 has product MDFRFGAGDRGPPGYTSSVPGPLPPPLEWQAPPRELVIREQVTRRLTEEWAKGDPAFARDLNRGFGPDPFFAPDRFMPPPPHAPMPMPMHPLPHAPPPVPFEEFGGWQGFGPPRLHVHAGFGERTRFLFGARWGSTPRPDPKHKLKLLEVEPSGRPEALSPKVPMMKSKADANAATIVPKKVQKLAEDWSCAPPYQVSAPSESGLNEHLGGREHKAKLAQCGVSKATKGNKSCLQTTTGNVNNTDPCDAPKKICMLVDSATCEAGLNEDLGGRKHEAKLVQCGVSKAIKDDKNCLQMTTGNENNTDPCDAPKEICMLVDGEMHEVVWKNNYLWCDRCRVRCDSKVIMAGHLRSKNHSKLNKVWTSIKAVRTNTDTKEGLPSCGSQVSTNSPTEIPAVIEGDINMTTGVDESGPVENAVQKEIHPRSKKHSKLNEVWTSIKAVRTNTDTKKQIHTRSKKQGKLNNVWTSIKAARTNTDTKEGLPSCGSQALSSNPKVPTMKRKTDANAATTVPKKVQKLAKDWSCALCQVSAPCEAALNEHLGGRKHKAKLAQCGVSKAIKDDKNCLQTPTGNENSTDPCDAPRKICMLVDGATCEAGLNEHLGGSKHKAKLAQCGVSKAIKDDKNCLQTPTGNENSTDPCDAPRKICMLVDGATCEAGLNDHLGGRKHKAKLAQCGVSKTIKDDKNCLQTTTGNENSTDPCDAPKKMCMLVDGAPSEGGLNEHLGGRKHKAKLAQCGVSKAIKDDKNCLQATTGNENSTDPCDAPKKICMLVDGATCEAGLTEHLGGRNIKAKLAQCGASKAIKDDKNSLHTTTGNKNSTDPCDAPKKIFLLIDGEMHEVVQKNKHLWCDRCRVRCYSNATMAGHLRSKKHSKLNKVWTSIKAVRTNTDTKEGLPSCGSQALSSNPKVPMVKRKADANAATTVPKKVQKPTKDWSCALCLVSRQCEAALNAHLGGTKHKAKLAQCGVSKTIKDGKNCSQTTTGNENSTDPCDAPKKICMLVDSAMHEVVRKDNYLWCDHCRVSCDNYATMACHLRCKKQSKLTKVCSSIKAVRTNTNTKEGLPSFGSQVNTNGSTEIPAVIEGDINMTTAVDESGPVENPVGKEMTRMATIKAVRTNTDTKEGLLSSCGSRVNTNGSIEIPAIIEGDINMTTAVYESGPVENPVRKVFTRMATIKAVRTNTGTKESLPSSCGSQVNTNGSTEIPAVIEGDINMTTAVDESGPVENPVQKEIQRMATIWAMFSC; this is encoded by the exons ATGGATTTCCGCTTCGGCGCCGGCGACCGCGGGCCGCCCGGCTATACTTCGTCCGTCCCAGGGCCTTTGCCGCCGCCGCTGGAGTGGCAGGCGCCGCCGCGAGAGCTCGTCATTCGCGAGCAGGTGACGCGGCGGCTCACCGAGGAGTGGGCCAAGGGCGATCCCGCCTTCGCCCGTGACCTCAACAGGGGGTTCGGGCCCGACCCGTTCTTCGCCCCCGATCGCTTCATGCCGCCGCCACCGCACGCGCCGATGCCGATGCCGATGCACCCGctcccgcacgcgccgccgccggtgCCATTCGAGGAGTTCGGGGGCTGGCAGGGATTCGGGCCTCCTCGCCTGCACGTGCACGCGGGGTTTGGGGAAAGGACGCGGTTTCTCTTCGGGGCGAGGTGGGGGTCCACGCCGCGGCCAGATCCGAAGCACAAGCTCAAGCTGCTTGAGGTCGAGCCTTCCGGGAGACCCGAG GCTCTTTCACCGAAGGTTCCAATGATGAAGAGTAAAGCAGATGCAAATGCTGCAACTATTGTACCAAAGAAAGTACAGAAACTAGCCGAGGACTGGAGTTGTGCACCACCATACCAGGTTAGTGCACCATCTGAATCTGGTCTAAATGAGCATCTTGGAGGAAGAGAACATAAGGCAAAGTTGGCACAATGTGGCGTCAGCAAGGCGACCAAAGGTAACAAAAGCTGCTTGCAGACGACCACTGGGAATGTGAACAACACAGATCCTTGTGATGCACCTAAGAAAATATGCATGCTAGTAGACAGTGCAACATGTGAAGCTGGTCTAAATGAGGATCTTGGAGGAAGAAAACATGAGGCGAAGTTGGTACAATGTGGCGTCAGCAAGGCGATCAAAGATGACAAAAACTGCTTGCAGATGACCACTGGGAATGAGAACAACACAGATCCTTGTGATGCACCTAAGGAAATATGCATGCTAGTAGATGGTGAAATGCATGAAGTTGTTTGGAAGAACAACTATCTGTGGTGTGATCGCTGCAGAGTCAGGTGTGATAGTAAAGTCATCATGGCTGGCCATCTGCGGAGCAAGAATCACAGTAAGTTAAACAAGGTTTGGACATCGATAAAGGCCGTGAGGACAAATACCGATACTAAGGAAGGTTTGCCTTCTTGTGGAAGTCAGGTAAGTACAAACAGCCCTACTGAAATTCCAGCGGTAATTGAAGGCGACATAAATATGACCACCGGAGTAGATGAAAGCGGCCCTGTAGAAAATGCAGTCCAGAAAGAAATCCATCCGCGGAGCAAGAAGCACAGTAAATTAAATGAGGTTTGGACATCGATAAAGGCTGTGAGGACAAATACCGATACTAAGAAACAAATCCATACGAGGAGCAAGAAGCAAGGTAAATTAAACAATGTTTGGACATCGATAAAGGCTGCGAGGACAAATACCGATACCAAGGAAGGTTTGCCTTCTTGTGGAAGTCAG GCTCTTTCATCAAATCCAAAGGTTCCAACGATGAAGAGGAAAACAGATGCAAATGCTGCAACTACTGTACCAAAGAAAGTACAGAAACTAGCCAAGGACTGGAGCTGTGCACTATGCCAGGTCAGTGCACCATGTGAAGCTGCTCTAAATGAGCATCTTGGAGGAAGAAAGCACAAGGCAAAGTTGGCACAGTGTGGCGTCAGCAAGGCGATCAAAGATGACAAAAACTGCTTGCAGACGCCCACTGGGAATGAGAACAGCACAGATCCTTGTGATGCACCTAGGAAAATATGCATGCTAGTAGACGGTGCAACATGTGAAGCTGGTCTAAATGAGCATCTTGGAGGAAGCAAACATAAGGCGAAGTTGGCACAATGTGGCGTCAGCAAGGCGATCAAAGATGATAAAAACTGCTTGCAGACGCCCACTGGGAATGAGAACAGCACAGATCCTTGTGATGCACCTAGGAAAATATGCATGCTAGTAGACGGTGCAACATGTGAAGCTGGTCTAAATGATCATCTTGGAGGAAGAAAACATAAGGCGAAGTTGGCACAATGTGGCGTCAGCAAGACGATCAAAGATGACAAAAACTGCTTGCAGACGACCACTGGGAATGAGAACAGCACAGATCCTTGTGATGCACCTAAGAAAATGTGCATGCTAGTAGACGGCGCACCATCTGAAGGTGGTCTAAATGAGCATCTTGGAGGAAGAAAACATAAGGCGAAGTTGGCACAATGTGGCGTCAGCAAGGCGATCAAAGATGACAAAAACTGCTTGCAGGCGACCACTGGGAATGAGAACAGCACAGATCCTTGTGATGCACCTAAGAAAATATGCATGTTAGTAGACGGTGCAACATGTGAAGCTGGTCTAACTGAGCATCTCGGAGGAAGAAACATTAAGGCCAAGTTGGCCCAGTGTGGCGCCAGCAAGGCAATCAAAGATGACAAAAACAGCTTGCACACGACCACTGGGAATAAGAACAGCACAGATCCTTGTGATGCACCTAAGAAAATATTCTTGCTAATAGATGGTGAAATGCATGAAGTTGTTCAGAAGAACAAACATCTGTGGTGTGATCGCTGCAGAGTCAGGTGTTATAGTAACGCCACCATGGCTGGCCATCTGAGGAGCAAGAAGCACAGTAAATTAAACAAGGTTTGGACATCGATAAAGGCTGTGAGGACAAATACCGATACTAAGGAAGGTTTGCCTTCTTGTGGAAGTCAG GCTCTTTCATCAAATCCAAAGGTTCCAATGGTGAAGAGGAAAGCAGATGCAAATGCTGCAACTACTGTGCCAAAGAAAGTACAGAAACCAACCAAGGACTGGAGCTGTGCACTATGCCTGGTTAGTCGACAATGTGAAGCTGCTCTAAATGCGCATCTTGGAGGAACAAAGCATAAGGCAAAGTTGGCACAGTGTGGCGTCAGCAAGACGATCAAAGATGGCAAAAACTGCTCGCAGACGACCACTGGGAATGAGAACAGCACAGATCCTTGTGATGCACCTAAAAAAATATGCATGCTAGTAGACAGTGCAATGCATGAAGTTGTTCGGAAGGACAACTACCTGTGGTGTGATCACTGCAGAGTCAGTTGTGATAACTACGCCACCATGGCTTGCCATCTGCGATGCAAGAAGCAGAGTAAATTAACCAAGGTTTGTTCATCGATAAAGGCTGTGAGGACAAATACCAATACTAAGGAAGGTTTACCTTCTTTTGGAAGTCAGGTAAATACAAATGGCTCTACTGAAATTCCAGCGGTAATTGAAGGCGACATAAATATGACCACCGCGGTAGATGAAAGCGGCCCTGTAGAAAATCCAGTCGGGAAAGAAATGACAAGAATGGCCACCATAAAGGCTGTGAGGACAAATACCGATACTAAGGAAGGTTTGCTTTCTTCTTGTGGAAGTCGGGTAAATACAAACGGCTCTATTGAAATTCCAGCGATAATTGAAGGCGACATAAATATGACAACCGCAGTATATGAAAGCGGCCCTGTAGAAAATCCAGTCCGGAAAGTATTCACAAGAATGGCCACCATAAAGGCTGTGAGGACAAATACCGGTACTAAGGAAAGTTTGCCTTCTTCTTGTGGAAGTCAGGTAAATACAAACGGCTCTACTGAAATTCCAGCGGTAATTGAAGGCGACATAAATATGACCACCGCAGTAGATGAAAGTGGGCCTGTAGAAAATCCAGTCCAGAAAGAAATACAAAGAATGGCCACCATATGGGCAATGTTTTCTTGCTAA
- the LOC109767334 gene encoding uncharacterized protein isoform X2: MDFRFGAGDRGPPGYTSSVPGPLPPPLEWQAPPRELVIREQVTRRLTEEWAKGDPAFARDLNRGFGPDPFFAPDRFMPPPPHAPMPMPMHPLPHAPPPVPFEEFGGWQGFGPPRLHVHAGFGERTRFLFGARWGSTPRPDPKHKLKLLEVEPSGRPEALSPKVPMMKSKADANAATIVPKKVQKLAEDWSCAPPYQVSAPSESGLNEHLGGREHKAKLAQCGVSKATKGNKSCLQTTTGNVNNTDPCDAPKKICMLVDSATCEAGLNEDLGGRKHEAKLVQCGVSKAIKDDKNCLQMTTGNENNTDPCDAPKEICMLVDGEMHEVVWKNNYLWCDRCRVRCDSKVIMAGHLRSKNHSKLNKVWTSIKAVRTNTDTKEGLPSCGSQVSTNSPTEIPAVIEGDINMTTGVDESGPVENAVQKEIHPRSKKHSKLNEVWTSIKAVRTNTDTKKQIHTRSKKQGKLNNVWTSIKAARTNTDTKEGLPSCGSQALSSNPKVPTMKRKTDANAATTVPKKVQKLAKDWSCALCQVSAPCEAALNEHLGGRKHKAKLAQCGVSKAIKDDKNCLQTPTGNENSTDPCDAPRKICMLVDGATCEAGLNEHLGGSKHKAKLAQCGVSKAIKDDKNCLQTPTGNENSTDPCDAPRKICMLVDGATCEAGLNDHLGGRKHKAKLAQCGVSKTIKDDKNCLQTTTGNENSTDPCDAPKKMCMLVDGAPSEGGLNEHLGGRKHKAKLAQCGVSKAIKDDKNCLQATTGNENSTDPCDAPKKICMLVDGATCEAGLTEHLGGRNIKAKLAQCGASKAIKDDKNSLHTTTGNKNSTDPCDAPKKIFLLIDGEMHEVVQKNKHLWCDRCRVRCYSNATMAGHLRSKKHSKLNKVWTSIKAVRTNTDTKEGLPSCGSQVNTNGSTEIPAVIEGDINMTTKVDESGPVENPVQKEIHLRSKKHSKLNNVWTSIKAVRTNTETKEGLPSCGSQALSSNPKVPMVKRKADANAATTVPKKVQKPTKDWSCALCLVSRQCEAALNAHLGGTKHKAKLAQCGVSKTIKDGKNCSQTTTGNENSTDPCDAPKKICMLVDSAMHEVVRKDNYLWCDHCRVSCDNYATMACHLRCKKQSKLTKVCSSIKAVRTNTNTKEGLPSFGSQVNTNGSTEIPAVIEGDINMTTAVDESGPVENPVGKEMTRMATIKAVRTNTDTKEGLLSSCGSRVNTNGSIEIPAIIEGDINMTTAVYESGPVENPVRKVFTRMATIKAVRTNTGTKESLPSSCGSQVNTNGSTEIPAVIEGDINMTTAVDESGPVENPVQKEIQRMATIWAMFSC, translated from the exons ATGGATTTCCGCTTCGGCGCCGGCGACCGCGGGCCGCCCGGCTATACTTCGTCCGTCCCAGGGCCTTTGCCGCCGCCGCTGGAGTGGCAGGCGCCGCCGCGAGAGCTCGTCATTCGCGAGCAGGTGACGCGGCGGCTCACCGAGGAGTGGGCCAAGGGCGATCCCGCCTTCGCCCGTGACCTCAACAGGGGGTTCGGGCCCGACCCGTTCTTCGCCCCCGATCGCTTCATGCCGCCGCCACCGCACGCGCCGATGCCGATGCCGATGCACCCGctcccgcacgcgccgccgccggtgCCATTCGAGGAGTTCGGGGGCTGGCAGGGATTCGGGCCTCCTCGCCTGCACGTGCACGCGGGGTTTGGGGAAAGGACGCGGTTTCTCTTCGGGGCGAGGTGGGGGTCCACGCCGCGGCCAGATCCGAAGCACAAGCTCAAGCTGCTTGAGGTCGAGCCTTCCGGGAGACCCGAG GCTCTTTCACCGAAGGTTCCAATGATGAAGAGTAAAGCAGATGCAAATGCTGCAACTATTGTACCAAAGAAAGTACAGAAACTAGCCGAGGACTGGAGTTGTGCACCACCATACCAGGTTAGTGCACCATCTGAATCTGGTCTAAATGAGCATCTTGGAGGAAGAGAACATAAGGCAAAGTTGGCACAATGTGGCGTCAGCAAGGCGACCAAAGGTAACAAAAGCTGCTTGCAGACGACCACTGGGAATGTGAACAACACAGATCCTTGTGATGCACCTAAGAAAATATGCATGCTAGTAGACAGTGCAACATGTGAAGCTGGTCTAAATGAGGATCTTGGAGGAAGAAAACATGAGGCGAAGTTGGTACAATGTGGCGTCAGCAAGGCGATCAAAGATGACAAAAACTGCTTGCAGATGACCACTGGGAATGAGAACAACACAGATCCTTGTGATGCACCTAAGGAAATATGCATGCTAGTAGATGGTGAAATGCATGAAGTTGTTTGGAAGAACAACTATCTGTGGTGTGATCGCTGCAGAGTCAGGTGTGATAGTAAAGTCATCATGGCTGGCCATCTGCGGAGCAAGAATCACAGTAAGTTAAACAAGGTTTGGACATCGATAAAGGCCGTGAGGACAAATACCGATACTAAGGAAGGTTTGCCTTCTTGTGGAAGTCAGGTAAGTACAAACAGCCCTACTGAAATTCCAGCGGTAATTGAAGGCGACATAAATATGACCACCGGAGTAGATGAAAGCGGCCCTGTAGAAAATGCAGTCCAGAAAGAAATCCATCCGCGGAGCAAGAAGCACAGTAAATTAAATGAGGTTTGGACATCGATAAAGGCTGTGAGGACAAATACCGATACTAAGAAACAAATCCATACGAGGAGCAAGAAGCAAGGTAAATTAAACAATGTTTGGACATCGATAAAGGCTGCGAGGACAAATACCGATACCAAGGAAGGTTTGCCTTCTTGTGGAAGTCAG GCTCTTTCATCAAATCCAAAGGTTCCAACGATGAAGAGGAAAACAGATGCAAATGCTGCAACTACTGTACCAAAGAAAGTACAGAAACTAGCCAAGGACTGGAGCTGTGCACTATGCCAGGTCAGTGCACCATGTGAAGCTGCTCTAAATGAGCATCTTGGAGGAAGAAAGCACAAGGCAAAGTTGGCACAGTGTGGCGTCAGCAAGGCGATCAAAGATGACAAAAACTGCTTGCAGACGCCCACTGGGAATGAGAACAGCACAGATCCTTGTGATGCACCTAGGAAAATATGCATGCTAGTAGACGGTGCAACATGTGAAGCTGGTCTAAATGAGCATCTTGGAGGAAGCAAACATAAGGCGAAGTTGGCACAATGTGGCGTCAGCAAGGCGATCAAAGATGATAAAAACTGCTTGCAGACGCCCACTGGGAATGAGAACAGCACAGATCCTTGTGATGCACCTAGGAAAATATGCATGCTAGTAGACGGTGCAACATGTGAAGCTGGTCTAAATGATCATCTTGGAGGAAGAAAACATAAGGCGAAGTTGGCACAATGTGGCGTCAGCAAGACGATCAAAGATGACAAAAACTGCTTGCAGACGACCACTGGGAATGAGAACAGCACAGATCCTTGTGATGCACCTAAGAAAATGTGCATGCTAGTAGACGGCGCACCATCTGAAGGTGGTCTAAATGAGCATCTTGGAGGAAGAAAACATAAGGCGAAGTTGGCACAATGTGGCGTCAGCAAGGCGATCAAAGATGACAAAAACTGCTTGCAGGCGACCACTGGGAATGAGAACAGCACAGATCCTTGTGATGCACCTAAGAAAATATGCATGTTAGTAGACGGTGCAACATGTGAAGCTGGTCTAACTGAGCATCTCGGAGGAAGAAACATTAAGGCCAAGTTGGCCCAGTGTGGCGCCAGCAAGGCAATCAAAGATGACAAAAACAGCTTGCACACGACCACTGGGAATAAGAACAGCACAGATCCTTGTGATGCACCTAAGAAAATATTCTTGCTAATAGATGGTGAAATGCATGAAGTTGTTCAGAAGAACAAACATCTGTGGTGTGATCGCTGCAGAGTCAGGTGTTATAGTAACGCCACCATGGCTGGCCATCTGAGGAGCAAGAAGCACAGTAAATTAAACAAGGTTTGGACATCGATAAAGGCTGTGAGGACAAATACCGATACTAAGGAAGGTTTGCCTTCTTGTGGAAGTCAGGTAAATACAAACGGCTCTACTGAAATTCCAGCGGTAATTGAAGGCGACATAAATATGACTACCAAAGTAGATGAAAGCGGCCCTGTAGAAAATCCAGTCCAGAAAGAAATCCATCTGCGGAGCAAGAAGCACAGTAAATTAAACAATGTTTGGACATCGATAAAGGCTGTGAGGACAAATACGGAGACTAAGGAAGGTTTGCCTTCTTGTGGAAGTCAG GCTCTTTCATCAAATCCAAAGGTTCCAATGGTGAAGAGGAAAGCAGATGCAAATGCTGCAACTACTGTGCCAAAGAAAGTACAGAAACCAACCAAGGACTGGAGCTGTGCACTATGCCTGGTTAGTCGACAATGTGAAGCTGCTCTAAATGCGCATCTTGGAGGAACAAAGCATAAGGCAAAGTTGGCACAGTGTGGCGTCAGCAAGACGATCAAAGATGGCAAAAACTGCTCGCAGACGACCACTGGGAATGAGAACAGCACAGATCCTTGTGATGCACCTAAAAAAATATGCATGCTAGTAGACAGTGCAATGCATGAAGTTGTTCGGAAGGACAACTACCTGTGGTGTGATCACTGCAGAGTCAGTTGTGATAACTACGCCACCATGGCTTGCCATCTGCGATGCAAGAAGCAGAGTAAATTAACCAAGGTTTGTTCATCGATAAAGGCTGTGAGGACAAATACCAATACTAAGGAAGGTTTACCTTCTTTTGGAAGTCAGGTAAATACAAATGGCTCTACTGAAATTCCAGCGGTAATTGAAGGCGACATAAATATGACCACCGCGGTAGATGAAAGCGGCCCTGTAGAAAATCCAGTCGGGAAAGAAATGACAAGAATGGCCACCATAAAGGCTGTGAGGACAAATACCGATACTAAGGAAGGTTTGCTTTCTTCTTGTGGAAGTCGGGTAAATACAAACGGCTCTATTGAAATTCCAGCGATAATTGAAGGCGACATAAATATGACAACCGCAGTATATGAAAGCGGCCCTGTAGAAAATCCAGTCCGGAAAGTATTCACAAGAATGGCCACCATAAAGGCTGTGAGGACAAATACCGGTACTAAGGAAAGTTTGCCTTCTTCTTGTGGAAGTCAGGTAAATACAAACGGCTCTACTGAAATTCCAGCGGTAATTGAAGGCGACATAAATATGACCACCGCAGTAGATGAAAGTGGGCCTGTAGAAAATCCAGTCCAGAAAGAAATACAAAGAATGGCCACCATATGGGCAATGTTTTCTTGCTAA